The Methylobacterium sp. PvR107 genome contains a region encoding:
- a CDS encoding ANTAR domain-containing response regulator, with the protein MTETNLTVAVIDPSRARAAILEEGLRAAGVGRVVVIPDTADLLERVTALRPDVVVIHLESPSRDILEQMSGVSRQVERPVAMFVDRSDTTMMQAAVDAGISAYVVDGLRAERIKSILDIAILRFNAFARLQRELSEARGELADRKLIERAKGILMNLKGLSEEEAYKQLRRKAMNEKRKIADIARAIVTTADLLG; encoded by the coding sequence ATGACCGAAACCAACCTCACCGTCGCCGTGATCGACCCGAGCCGAGCCCGCGCGGCGATCCTGGAGGAAGGGCTGCGAGCAGCCGGCGTCGGCCGCGTCGTCGTCATCCCCGACACCGCGGACCTGCTGGAGCGCGTCACAGCGCTGCGGCCCGACGTGGTGGTGATCCATCTCGAGAGCCCGAGCCGGGACATCCTGGAGCAGATGTCGGGGGTCTCACGGCAGGTCGAGCGGCCGGTGGCGATGTTCGTCGACCGCTCGGACACGACCATGATGCAGGCCGCCGTGGATGCAGGGATCTCGGCCTACGTCGTGGACGGGCTGCGCGCCGAGCGGATCAAATCGATCCTCGACATCGCAATCCTGCGCTTCAACGCCTTCGCGCGGCTTCAGCGTGAACTCTCGGAGGCGCGGGGCGAGCTCGCCGATCGCAAGCTGATCGAGCGGGCCAAGGGCATCCTGATGAATCTGAAGGGCCTCAGCGAGGAGGAGGCGTACAAGCAGCTGCGCCGCAAGGCCATGAACGAGAAGCGCAAGATCGCCGATATCGCCCGTGCGATCGTCACCACGGCGGACCTGCTCGGATGA
- a CDS encoding nitrate reductase: MTQPVAAPTVRTTCPYCGVGCGVLATPDEQGGATIAGDTEHPANFGRLCSKGSALGETLSLENRLLHPQVDGAQVSWDAALDTVTDKLRAVAAEHGSDAIAFYLSGQLLTEDYYVANKLAKGFIGTPHVDTNSRLCMSSAVAAHRRAFGSDTVPGCYEDLDEADLIVLVGSNTAWCHPILFRRMADAKERRGTKFVVIDPRRTQTAQESDLFLGIRPGTDTALFSGLLVHLSDNGFRDRAFVDAHTAGLDGALDRARQIAPDMAAVAAQTGVPEADIAAFYALFAGTRRVVTAFSQGVNQSAQGTDKGNSIINCHLITGRIGETGMGPFSLTGQPNAMGGREVGGLANMLAAHMHFTPEEVDRVRRYWGAPRIITGEGMKAVALFEAISRGKIKALWVMGTNPLVSMPRADAIRDSLAGLDLYVVSEAVADSDTARGRARTTVLLPAQAWGEKDGTVTNSERRISRQRRFLKSPGEARPDWAVLSEVGRRLGHGRAFAFDSAAAIFREHAGLSAYENNGTRDFDLGALTDLSDAAYDATLPVQWPIPRRSGFRGAPHGKARLFGDGRFYTFDRRARFVAVQPPGLAQAVSEAFPFVLNTGRVRDHWHTMTRTGKSQRLSAHRAVPFVEVHPDDAAAYGLAEGGIARLTTEHGVAELEVTVTDTVVPGSLFMPMHWGGAFASQARVGALVRGMPDPVSGQPELKATPASIAPVAYRARGFLLSRAQVALPEGWWWARAAITGGWGVQFATQDSSRAVALMVRGLIQSEALPGCELAEYADHARDRYRCAVYDGTRLVTSLAYAPAAARPDWEAAKALFAAEEPETPERLALLSGRAATASAGPVVCACHGVGADAIAATIAGGAGSVEAVGAACKAGTNCGSCIPEIRKMLAGQTARAA; encoded by the coding sequence ATGACCCAGCCAGTGGCGGCGCCGACGGTGCGGACCACCTGCCCCTATTGCGGGGTCGGATGCGGCGTGCTCGCGACCCCGGACGAGCAGGGCGGCGCCACCATCGCGGGCGATACCGAGCACCCGGCCAATTTCGGCCGCCTGTGCTCGAAGGGCTCGGCGCTGGGCGAGACCCTGTCGCTGGAGAACCGCCTGCTCCATCCGCAGGTCGATGGCGCCCAGGTCTCGTGGGACGCGGCCCTCGACACGGTCACGGATAAGCTGCGCGCGGTCGCCGCGGAGCACGGGTCGGACGCCATCGCCTTCTACCTCTCGGGCCAACTTCTCACCGAGGACTATTACGTCGCCAACAAACTCGCGAAGGGCTTCATCGGCACGCCGCACGTGGACACCAATTCGCGGCTGTGCATGTCGAGCGCGGTCGCGGCCCACCGCCGGGCCTTCGGCTCCGACACGGTCCCGGGCTGCTACGAGGATCTCGACGAGGCCGACCTGATCGTGCTGGTCGGCTCCAACACGGCCTGGTGCCACCCGATCCTGTTCCGCCGCATGGCCGACGCGAAGGAACGCCGCGGCACCAAATTCGTGGTCATCGACCCCCGCCGGACCCAGACCGCGCAGGAATCCGACCTGTTCCTCGGCATCCGGCCAGGCACCGACACCGCCCTGTTCTCCGGCCTGCTGGTCCACCTGTCGGATAACGGTTTTCGCGATCGCGCCTTCGTCGATGCCCATACCGCCGGCCTCGACGGCGCCCTCGACCGCGCCCGCCAGATCGCACCCGACATGGCGGCGGTGGCCGCCCAGACGGGCGTGCCGGAGGCCGACATCGCGGCCTTCTACGCCCTGTTCGCCGGCACCCGCCGGGTGGTCACGGCCTTCTCGCAGGGGGTGAACCAGTCGGCGCAGGGCACCGACAAGGGCAACAGCATCATCAACTGCCACCTGATCACCGGCCGCATCGGCGAGACCGGGATGGGGCCGTTCTCGCTCACCGGACAGCCCAATGCCATGGGCGGGCGCGAGGTCGGGGGCTTGGCCAACATGCTGGCCGCCCACATGCACTTCACCCCCGAGGAGGTGGACCGGGTACGGCGCTACTGGGGCGCCCCGAGGATCATCACCGGCGAGGGCATGAAGGCGGTGGCGCTGTTCGAGGCGATCAGCCGGGGCAAGATCAAGGCGCTCTGGGTGATGGGCACGAACCCGCTGGTCTCGATGCCGCGCGCCGACGCGATCCGCGACTCGCTCGCCGGGCTCGACCTCTACGTGGTGTCCGAGGCGGTGGCGGATTCCGACACCGCCCGGGGCCGGGCCAGGACCACCGTGCTGCTCCCCGCCCAGGCCTGGGGCGAGAAGGACGGCACCGTCACCAATTCCGAGCGGCGGATCTCGCGCCAGCGCCGCTTCCTCAAGAGCCCCGGAGAGGCGCGGCCCGACTGGGCGGTGCTGTCGGAGGTCGGCCGCCGGCTCGGGCATGGCCGGGCCTTCGCGTTCGACTCCGCCGCCGCGATCTTCCGCGAGCATGCCGGGCTCTCGGCCTACGAGAACAACGGCACCCGCGATTTCGACCTTGGCGCGCTGACCGATCTCAGCGATGCCGCCTATGACGCGACCCTGCCGGTGCAATGGCCGATCCCCAGGCGCTCCGGTTTCCGGGGCGCGCCGCACGGCAAGGCGCGCCTGTTCGGCGACGGTCGGTTCTACACCTTCGACCGACGTGCCCGCTTCGTGGCGGTGCAGCCGCCGGGCCTCGCCCAGGCGGTCTCGGAGGCGTTCCCCTTCGTGCTCAACACCGGTCGGGTGCGCGACCACTGGCACACGATGACGCGGACCGGGAAGAGCCAACGCCTGTCGGCGCACCGGGCCGTCCCGTTCGTCGAGGTCCACCCGGACGACGCGGCGGCCTACGGCCTCGCGGAGGGCGGCATCGCCCGACTGACGACCGAGCACGGCGTGGCCGAGCTGGAGGTGACGGTCACCGACACGGTGGTGCCGGGGAGCCTGTTCATGCCGATGCACTGGGGCGGCGCCTTCGCATCGCAGGCCCGGGTTGGCGCGCTGGTGCGCGGCATGCCGGATCCGGTGTCTGGACAACCCGAGCTGAAAGCGACCCCGGCCTCCATCGCGCCGGTCGCCTACCGGGCCCGCGGCTTCCTGCTGTCCCGGGCGCAGGTGGCGCTGCCGGAGGGCTGGTGGTGGGCGCGGGCGGCGATCACCGGCGGCTGGGGCGTGCAGTTCGCCACGCAGGACAGCTCCCGAGCCGTGGCACTGATGGTGCGCGGCCTGATCCAGAGCGAGGCGCTGCCGGGCTGCGAGCTGGCCGAGTACGCCGATCACGCCCGGGACCGCTACCGCTGCGCCGTCTATGACGGCACGCGCCTCGTCACCAGCCTCGCCTATGCACCCGCCGCGGCGCGCCCGGACTGGGAGGCCGCCAAGGCCCTGTTCGCCGCCGAAGAGCCGGAGACGCCTGAACGACTGGCGCTGCTCTCCGGGCGGGCTGCCACGGCTTCGGCCGGCCCGGTGGTCTGCGCCTGCCACGGCGTCGGCGCCGATGCGATCGCCGCCACCATCGCGGGGGGCGCCGGCTCGGTGGAGGCGGTGGGCGCCGCCTGCAAGGCCGGGACGAATTGCGGCTCCTGCATACCGGAGATCCGCAAGATGCTCGCAGGTCAGACCGCCCGTGCCGCGTGA
- a CDS encoding NirA family protein, producing MSETTTQIAAVAFEAEQKRYLEGFASGIAAVRMTGGLAAGGAGAAAPPAELTGPDAIHIKAQDRTVKDGGKLCEQEKWKRAESPFDGHNRLIQEAAAGKQPKPEDNFRWRYHGMFWVAPNQVSYMCRMRIPNGILHHWQFAGVADLADQHGGGYVHVTTRANLQVREISPEHAQPFLDGLTDIGLTAQGAGADNIRNVTGSSTAGIDAQELLDTRPLAKSWHNWILNDRSLYGLPRKFNVAFDGSGVMPTLEETNDIGFQAVEVLEGASVPPGIYMRLVLGGISGHRDLARDTGIVLKPADCNAVADAIIRVFIENGDRTNRNKSRMKYVLDAWGFDKYLAAVEDKLGRKLDRVAPERVAPRKATDRFAHVGVHAQKQPGLNWIGVVLPVGKMTSDQVRALAKIAAECGDGQIRLTVWQNFIFSGVPDAKVAEVEQRVLDLGLTTKAAGIRSGLVACTGAKGCKFAASDTKGHALIIADHVEKAVPNLDVPVNVHLTGCHHSCAQHYIGDIGLIGAKVVVSEEGDTVEGYDIVVGGGFAENPKIGTEIWKAVKAEDAPSRVEALLRAYLALRQGPEESFLAFTSRTGAEALRDAAEDQPALKAAA from the coding sequence ATGTCCGAGACCACCACCCAGATCGCCGCGGTCGCGTTCGAGGCCGAGCAGAAGCGCTATCTCGAAGGCTTCGCATCCGGCATCGCCGCCGTCCGCATGACCGGCGGCCTCGCCGCGGGCGGGGCCGGGGCGGCCGCGCCGCCCGCCGAGCTCACGGGCCCGGACGCGATCCACATCAAGGCGCAGGACCGGACCGTCAAGGACGGCGGCAAGCTCTGCGAGCAGGAGAAGTGGAAGCGCGCCGAGAGCCCGTTCGACGGCCACAACCGCCTGATCCAGGAGGCCGCCGCCGGCAAGCAGCCGAAGCCCGAGGACAATTTCCGCTGGCGCTATCACGGGATGTTCTGGGTCGCGCCGAATCAGGTCTCGTACATGTGCCGGATGCGGATCCCGAACGGGATCCTGCACCACTGGCAGTTCGCGGGCGTCGCCGACCTCGCCGACCAGCATGGCGGCGGCTACGTCCACGTGACGACCCGGGCCAACCTGCAGGTCCGCGAGATCAGCCCCGAGCACGCCCAGCCCTTCCTCGACGGCCTGACCGATATCGGCCTCACGGCCCAGGGCGCGGGTGCCGACAACATCCGCAATGTCACCGGCTCGTCCACCGCCGGCATCGACGCGCAGGAGTTGCTGGACACGCGCCCGCTCGCCAAGTCCTGGCACAACTGGATCCTGAACGACCGCTCGCTCTACGGCCTGCCGCGCAAGTTCAACGTCGCCTTCGACGGCAGCGGCGTCATGCCGACCCTGGAGGAGACCAACGATATCGGCTTCCAGGCGGTGGAGGTTCTGGAGGGCGCCTCGGTGCCTCCGGGGATCTACATGCGCCTCGTGCTCGGCGGCATCTCGGGCCACCGGGACCTCGCCCGCGATACCGGCATCGTGCTGAAGCCAGCGGATTGCAATGCGGTCGCCGACGCGATCATCCGTGTGTTCATCGAGAACGGCGACCGGACCAACCGCAACAAGAGCCGGATGAAATACGTCCTCGACGCCTGGGGCTTCGACAAGTACCTCGCCGCCGTCGAAGACAAGCTCGGCCGCAAGCTCGACCGGGTCGCGCCGGAGCGCGTGGCGCCGCGCAAGGCCACCGACCGCTTCGCCCATGTCGGGGTCCACGCCCAGAAGCAGCCCGGCCTCAACTGGATCGGCGTGGTCCTGCCGGTCGGCAAGATGACCAGCGATCAGGTGCGGGCGCTCGCCAAGATCGCGGCCGAGTGCGGCGACGGACAGATCCGCCTCACCGTCTGGCAGAACTTCATTTTTTCCGGCGTACCGGATGCGAAGGTCGCCGAGGTTGAGCAGCGGGTGCTCGATCTCGGCCTCACGACCAAGGCGGCCGGCATCCGCTCCGGCCTCGTAGCCTGCACGGGCGCCAAGGGCTGCAAATTCGCGGCCTCCGACACCAAGGGCCACGCGCTGATCATCGCCGACCATGTCGAGAAGGCCGTGCCGAACCTCGACGTGCCGGTGAACGTCCACCTCACCGGCTGCCACCACAGCTGCGCCCAGCACTACATCGGCGATATCGGGCTGATCGGCGCCAAGGTCGTCGTCTCGGAGGAGGGCGACACCGTCGAGGGCTACGACATCGTGGTCGGCGGCGGCTTCGCCGAAAACCCCAAGATCGGCACCGAGATCTGGAAGGCCGTGAAGGCCGAGGACGCACCCTCCCGCGTCGAGGCGCTGCTGCGCGCCTACCTCGCCCTCCGCCAGGGGCCCGAGGAAAGCTTCCTGGCCTTCACCAGCCGCACCGGCGCGGAGGCGCTCCGCGACGCCGCCGAGGACCAGCCCGCCCTGAAGGCCGCCGCATGA
- a CDS encoding CmpA/NrtA family ABC transporter substrate-binding protein — MRLQLGYVPLCDAAPLIAAHELGFARSEGLELDLTAEPSWATLRDRLALGHLDGAHMLAPLALASRLALSGPPSDLVVPLQLSVNGNAITLSRGLWAAMDPASEEPTDVARAFARAAEERARAGRPLTLGTVHPFSCHSYQLRLFAEAGGLDPATFRTVVVPPQYSVETLARGLVDGFCAGAPWNDVAVAAGHGRIAVQGGALAPDAPEKVLAVSERLGDGILPLVRAVARAGRWCADPENRSELIHRIARRGYLDLDTALLGRTFAGDPAAAAEAGLLLRFGASVEEPRLRDAEWLLAQMRSSQQIRSGALEGSAAMVYRPDLYRAAAADL; from the coding sequence ATGAGGCTCCAGCTCGGCTACGTCCCGCTCTGCGACGCCGCGCCCCTCATCGCCGCGCACGAGCTCGGCTTTGCCCGGTCCGAGGGGCTCGAACTCGACCTTACGGCCGAGCCGTCCTGGGCGACCCTGCGCGACCGGCTGGCGCTCGGGCATCTCGACGGCGCCCACATGCTGGCACCGCTGGCGCTCGCCAGCCGGCTCGCCCTTTCGGGACCGCCCTCCGATTTGGTCGTGCCGCTGCAGCTCAGCGTCAACGGCAATGCCATCACCCTGTCGCGCGGCCTCTGGGCGGCGATGGATCCGGCAAGCGAGGAGCCGACGGATGTCGCCCGCGCCTTCGCGCGGGCCGCGGAGGAGCGGGCCCGGGCCGGCCGGCCCCTGACGCTGGGCACCGTCCATCCGTTCTCGTGCCACAGCTACCAGCTGCGGCTGTTCGCCGAGGCCGGCGGGCTCGACCCGGCGACCTTCCGCACCGTCGTCGTCCCGCCCCAGTACAGCGTCGAGACCCTGGCCCGCGGCCTCGTCGACGGGTTCTGCGCCGGCGCGCCATGGAACGACGTGGCGGTGGCGGCCGGGCACGGGCGCATCGCCGTGCAGGGCGGCGCGCTGGCACCCGACGCCCCCGAGAAGGTTCTGGCCGTGTCGGAGCGGCTCGGCGATGGGATCCTGCCGCTGGTGCGGGCGGTGGCGCGCGCCGGGCGCTGGTGCGCCGATCCGGAGAACCGCTCCGAGCTGATCCACCGAATCGCCCGCCGCGGCTATCTCGACCTCGACACGGCTCTGCTGGGACGGACTTTCGCGGGCGACCCCGCGGCGGCGGCGGAGGCCGGCCTGCTCCTGCGCTTCGGCGCCTCCGTCGAGGAGCCGCGCCTCAGGGACGCCGAGTGGCTGTTGGCGCAGATGCGCAGCTCGCAGCAGATCAGGTCCGGAGCCCTCGAAGGCTCCGCCGCGATGGTCTACAGGCCCGATCTCTACCGGGCCGCGGCGGCGGATCTCTGA
- the cysG gene encoding siroheme synthase CysG, translated as MTDTPLRAARAPRETKAAGLEPLAVLPVFVPLRGKRVVLAGSSGGAPWKVKVLAAAGAHVDVYAPEPSEELRAVPGEIVDGEVVLHERAWSPDDLWGAVFCIGAMEDEIECVAFVAAARGAGAIVNAVDRPHLCDVKFGAIVNRSPLVVGISTEGAAPVFGQTVRARIEALLPRGFARWMGAARDWRDGVTARFHGFAERRAFWERFTDRAFAEPDRAPSDRDLAELLGETEAAPKGGAVTLVGAGPGDAELLTLKALRALRNADMILYDDLVAPEILDYARREARTMLVGKTGHGPSCRQDDINALMVQLARSGKQVVRLKSGDPLVFGRAGEEIEACRAAGIPVTVVPGVSAAQGAAAALGVSLTHRDAARRLQFVTGHDRRGALPDDLNWGALADPSVTTVVYMPKRTLRALLARAVAEGLAPATPALLVFNATRPNQTALRGTAADLADRVEAAGLDGPALLMVGEAFSEMRGALPAQAEQNRVAVRG; from the coding sequence GTGACCGATACCCCCCTGCGCGCGGCCCGCGCGCCCCGCGAGACCAAGGCCGCCGGCCTCGAGCCGCTGGCGGTGCTGCCCGTCTTCGTGCCGCTGCGCGGCAAGCGGGTGGTGCTCGCCGGCTCCTCCGGCGGCGCGCCCTGGAAGGTGAAGGTGCTGGCTGCCGCCGGCGCCCATGTCGACGTCTACGCACCCGAGCCCAGCGAGGAGCTGCGCGCGGTGCCGGGCGAGATCGTGGACGGAGAGGTGGTGCTGCACGAACGCGCCTGGAGCCCGGACGATCTCTGGGGCGCGGTTTTCTGCATCGGCGCCATGGAAGACGAGATCGAGTGCGTCGCCTTCGTGGCGGCGGCCCGCGGGGCCGGTGCCATCGTCAACGCGGTCGACCGGCCGCATCTCTGCGACGTGAAGTTCGGCGCCATCGTCAACCGCTCGCCGCTCGTGGTCGGCATCTCGACGGAGGGCGCCGCCCCGGTCTTCGGCCAGACCGTGCGCGCCCGGATCGAGGCGTTGCTGCCCCGCGGCTTCGCCCGCTGGATGGGCGCGGCCCGCGACTGGCGGGACGGCGTCACGGCGCGCTTCCACGGGTTCGCCGAGCGCCGGGCCTTCTGGGAGCGCTTCACCGACCGGGCCTTCGCGGAGCCCGACCGGGCGCCGTCGGATCGGGATCTGGCCGAGCTGCTCGGCGAGACCGAGGCTGCCCCGAAGGGCGGGGCGGTGACCCTGGTCGGTGCCGGCCCAGGCGATGCGGAACTGCTGACCCTCAAGGCGCTGCGGGCGCTGCGCAACGCCGACATGATCCTCTACGACGACCTCGTCGCCCCCGAGATCCTCGACTACGCCCGCCGCGAGGCCCGCACCATGCTGGTGGGCAAGACCGGCCACGGCCCGTCCTGCCGGCAGGACGACATCAACGCGCTGATGGTGCAGCTCGCCCGCTCCGGCAAGCAGGTGGTGCGGCTGAAATCCGGCGACCCGCTGGTCTTCGGCCGGGCCGGCGAGGAGATCGAGGCCTGCCGCGCCGCCGGCATACCGGTCACGGTGGTCCCCGGAGTCTCGGCGGCGCAGGGCGCTGCGGCAGCCCTCGGCGTGTCGCTGACCCACCGCGATGCCGCGCGCCGCCTCCAGTTCGTCACCGGCCACGACCGCCGCGGAGCGCTGCCCGACGATCTGAACTGGGGCGCGCTGGCCGATCCCAGCGTGACGACCGTGGTCTACATGCCCAAGCGCACCTTGCGGGCGCTGCTCGCCCGGGCGGTCGCGGAGGGGCTGGCGCCCGCGACGCCGGCGCTCCTCGTCTTCAACGCCACGCGCCCGAACCAGACGGCCCTGCGCGGTACGGCGGCCGATCTCGCCGATCGGGTCGAGGCAGCGGGCCTCGACGGGCCGGCGCTGCTGATGGTGGGCGAAGCCTTTTCCGAGATGCGGGGCGCGCTTCCGGCTCAGGCGGAGCAGAACCGGGTGGCGGTCCGAGGCTGA
- a CDS encoding NAD(P)/FAD-dependent oxidoreductase encodes MATSPTHTRVHDPRAETGPPRERLVVVGNGMASLRFLERLTEGSPGRYDVTCVGAEPTAAYNRVLLSSLLGGEVDEAACAFRNLDWYAAHGIRLITGAPVTQIDRENGIVIVGETHILPFDKLVLAVGSLPIRLPKPGMDLPGVITFRDLADVAAIRKAAVQHARAIVIGGGLLGLEAAVGLARLGVDTSLLHVMDRLMERQLDHHAAGLVKRAMEARGVRIILKADTDRIEGDGRVERLVLADGTVLPADLVVMSVGVRPSVALAQAAGLTIGRGITVDDRMTTSDSRIFALGECAEHRGQVYGLVEPAYEQAETLARHLAGHPAEYRGTALSTSLKVSGLPVFSAGIVDTPDDAEAIVLSDPGAGLYRKLLVRDGRLLGAVFVGDIAEQGACKGLIRSGDPIESVDDLMFGRPAPEPLAA; translated from the coding sequence ATGGCGACATCTCCTACGCACACCCGTGTTCACGATCCGCGCGCCGAAACCGGGCCGCCGCGCGAGCGACTCGTCGTCGTCGGCAACGGCATGGCGTCCCTACGCTTTCTGGAGCGCCTGACCGAGGGCTCCCCCGGCCGCTACGACGTGACCTGCGTCGGCGCGGAGCCGACCGCCGCCTACAACCGGGTCCTGCTCTCCTCGCTGCTCGGCGGCGAGGTCGACGAGGCGGCCTGCGCGTTCCGCAACCTCGACTGGTACGCTGCCCACGGCATCCGCCTGATCACCGGCGCGCCGGTGACGCAGATCGACCGGGAGAACGGCATTGTGATCGTGGGCGAGACCCACATCCTGCCCTTCGACAAGCTGGTGCTCGCGGTCGGATCCCTTCCCATCCGCCTGCCTAAGCCCGGCATGGACCTTCCGGGTGTCATCACCTTTCGCGACCTTGCCGATGTCGCGGCGATCCGGAAGGCCGCCGTCCAGCATGCCCGCGCCATCGTCATCGGCGGCGGATTGCTGGGCCTTGAGGCTGCGGTCGGGCTCGCGCGCCTCGGGGTCGACACGAGCCTGCTCCACGTCATGGACCGGCTGATGGAGCGCCAGCTCGATCATCATGCCGCCGGACTGGTGAAGCGCGCCATGGAAGCGCGTGGCGTGCGGATCATCCTCAAGGCCGACACCGACCGGATCGAGGGGGACGGCCGCGTCGAGCGCCTCGTCCTGGCCGACGGCACCGTTCTCCCGGCCGATCTGGTGGTGATGTCGGTGGGCGTGCGCCCCTCGGTGGCGCTGGCGCAGGCTGCCGGGCTGACGATCGGCCGCGGCATCACGGTCGACGACCGGATGACGACCTCGGATTCGCGCATCTTCGCGCTGGGCGAGTGTGCCGAGCACCGCGGCCAGGTCTACGGGCTGGTCGAGCCCGCCTATGAGCAGGCCGAAACGCTGGCCCGCCACCTCGCCGGTCATCCGGCCGAGTACCGCGGGACGGCTCTGTCCACGAGCCTCAAGGTGTCGGGCCTGCCGGTCTTCTCGGCGGGGATCGTGGACACGCCCGACGATGCCGAGGCGATCGTGCTCTCCGATCCGGGTGCCGGCCTCTATCGCAAGCTGCTTGTGCGCGACGGCCGGCTGCTCGGCGCGGTGTTCGTCGGCGACATCGCCGAGCAGGGCGCCTGCAAGGGGCTGATCCGCTCCGGCGATCCGATCGAGAGCGTGGACGACTTGATGTTCGGGCGCCCGGCGCCCGAGCCGCTGGCTGCTTGA
- a CDS encoding sulfite reductase subunit alpha — protein sequence MTQHVSPPLVLIPETAPFNEDQRAWLSGYFAALLGPAVAGATALAPGEGPATGPKLADNDDAPWHDPSVPLGDRMEMAKDRPEPQKLMAAMAQQDCGQCGYNCADYANAIFLKNEARLNLCQPGGKETLRMLKKLDEEFGAAGGTPAAPKADDDAPKAAADLGPLGFCRENPVEALFLFRRRLNDPGGEKETWHIEIGLDGTPIEYEAGDSLGLFPANAPALVDAVIAELGARPERVIGDRTLREHLLINYALGAAPDNLYQLLSLLTSGAARKKAQALASGEDPDGDAAYLDVLGALHKFPGARPDAEVFLEALDELQPRLYSISSSPKMDVGRVSLTVDAVRYNHRSRLRLGVASTHLGERLPEQTKVKIYLQKAHGFGLPADLSKDVIMCGPGTGIAPFRAFLRERAATQAPGRNWLFYGHQRQASDFFYKDELTKLKDDKVLTRLSLAWSRDGTEKTYVQDRMRENGADLWKWLEGGAHFYVCGDAKRMAKDVERAIIDVAAQFGGKSPEDAVAYLAALKKAGRYQADVY from the coding sequence ATGACCCAGCACGTCTCGCCCCCCCTCGTCCTGATCCCCGAGACCGCGCCCTTCAACGAGGACCAGCGCGCCTGGCTCTCCGGCTATTTCGCGGCCCTGCTCGGCCCCGCCGTCGCGGGCGCCACGGCGCTCGCGCCCGGCGAAGGCCCCGCGACCGGGCCGAAACTGGCCGACAACGACGACGCCCCCTGGCACGACCCGTCGGTGCCGCTCGGCGACCGGATGGAGATGGCCAAGGACCGGCCCGAGCCGCAGAAGCTGATGGCCGCCATGGCCCAGCAGGATTGCGGCCAGTGCGGCTACAACTGCGCCGACTACGCCAACGCGATCTTCCTGAAGAACGAGGCGCGCCTGAACCTTTGCCAGCCCGGCGGCAAAGAGACTTTGCGCATGCTCAAGAAGCTGGACGAGGAGTTCGGCGCCGCCGGAGGCACCCCGGCCGCGCCGAAGGCGGACGACGACGCCCCGAAGGCCGCCGCCGACCTCGGTCCCCTCGGCTTCTGCCGCGAGAACCCGGTCGAGGCGCTGTTCCTGTTCCGCCGCCGCCTCAACGATCCGGGCGGCGAGAAGGAGACGTGGCACATCGAGATCGGCCTCGACGGCACGCCGATCGAGTACGAGGCCGGTGATTCGCTTGGCCTGTTCCCCGCCAACGCCCCGGCGCTGGTCGACGCGGTGATCGCGGAACTCGGCGCCCGGCCCGAGCGGGTGATCGGCGACAGGACCCTGCGCGAGCACCTGCTGATCAACTACGCGCTCGGCGCGGCGCCCGACAACCTCTACCAGCTCCTGTCGCTGCTCACCTCGGGCGCGGCCCGCAAGAAGGCCCAGGCGCTCGCCTCCGGCGAGGATCCGGACGGGGACGCGGCCTATCTCGACGTGCTCGGCGCGCTCCACAAATTCCCGGGCGCGCGGCCCGACGCCGAGGTCTTTCTGGAGGCCTTGGACGAGCTACAGCCGCGGCTCTACTCGATCTCGTCTTCGCCCAAGATGGATGTCGGCCGCGTGTCGCTGACCGTGGACGCGGTGCGCTACAATCATCGCTCGCGGCTGCGGCTCGGCGTCGCCTCGACCCATCTGGGCGAGCGCCTGCCCGAGCAAACCAAGGTGAAGATCTACCTTCAGAAGGCGCACGGGTTCGGGCTGCCGGCCGACCTGTCGAAGGACGTGATCATGTGCGGCCCCGGCACCGGGATCGCGCCGTTCCGGGCCTTCCTGCGCGAGCGCGCCGCCACGCAGGCGCCGGGCCGCAACTGGCTGTTCTACGGCCACCAGCGGCAGGCGAGCGACTTCTTCTACAAGGACGAACTGACCAAGCTGAAGGACGACAAGGTGCTCACCCGCCTGTCCCTGGCCTGGTCCCGGGACGGCACAGAGAAGACCTACGTTCAAGACCGGATGCGCGAGAACGGCGCCGATCTGTGGAAGTGGCTCGAAGGCGGCGCGCATTTCTACGTCTGCGGCGACGCCAAGCGCATGGCCAAGGATGTCGAGCGGGCGATCATCGACGTGGCGGCGCAGTTTGGCGGCAAGAGCCCCGAGGACGCGGTGGCGTATCTCGCCGCGCTGAAGAAGGCCGGGCGCTATCAGGCCGACGTGTACTGA